A single window of Bacteroidota bacterium DNA harbors:
- a CDS encoding phosphoglycerate kinase, which yields MKTIDAINFKNKHAIIRVDFNVPLDDKFNITDDTRIRAAVPTIKKILSDGGSVVLMSHLGRPKEGPTEKYSLKHLLNHLEKILGTNVKFANDCIGDEAKNISANLKSGEILLLENLRFYKQEEKGDEAFAKKLSELGNFYVNDAFGTAHRAHASTAVIAKFFPNAKCFGYVMSGELASIDKVMNNAAKPFTAIMGGAKVSDKILILEQLMKKADNIIIGGGMAFTFVKAIGGHIGKSMVEEDRIETAKNILGDAKKVGVSIYIPVDAIIADNFSNEANKKYSDIKNIPDGWMGLDLGEKSEKIFMDVIAKSKTILWNGPMGVFEMSSFEHGTKTVAEAVAVAASKGAFTLIGGGDSVTAINKYNLADKVSYVSTGGGALLEYIESGTLPGIEAIEK from the coding sequence ATGAAAACTATAGATGCAATCAATTTCAAAAACAAACACGCAATTATCCGCGTTGATTTCAATGTCCCGCTGGATGATAAGTTCAATATTACTGATGATACAAGAATCCGAGCTGCCGTTCCAACTATTAAAAAAATTCTGAGCGATGGAGGGAGTGTTGTATTGATGTCCCATTTAGGAAGACCGAAAGAAGGCCCGACAGAAAAATATTCTCTTAAACATTTACTGAATCACCTTGAAAAAATACTTGGCACAAATGTGAAATTTGCAAATGATTGTATTGGTGATGAAGCGAAAAATATTTCAGCAAATTTGAAATCAGGAGAAATCCTTCTTCTGGAAAATCTGCGATTTTACAAACAAGAAGAAAAAGGTGATGAAGCGTTTGCAAAAAAACTTTCTGAGCTTGGGAATTTTTATGTGAATGATGCTTTCGGCACAGCACACAGAGCGCACGCTTCTACAGCCGTCATTGCGAAATTTTTTCCGAATGCAAAATGCTTCGGCTATGTAATGAGCGGAGAACTTGCGAGTATCGATAAAGTGATGAATAACGCTGCAAAACCTTTCACTGCCATAATGGGTGGAGCGAAAGTGTCTGACAAGATTCTGATTCTCGAACAGTTGATGAAGAAAGCAGATAACATTATTATAGGAGGAGGAATGGCATTCACTTTCGTAAAGGCGATAGGTGGACACATCGGTAAATCAATGGTGGAAGAAGATAGAATTGAAACAGCAAAAAATATTCTGGGTGACGCAAAAAAGGTTGGCGTGAGCATCTATATTCCTGTGGATGCCATCATTGCTGATAATTTTTCCAATGAAGCGAACAAAAAATATTCTGATATAAAAAATATTCCTGATGGATGGATGGGGTTAGACCTGGGTGAAAAATCTGAAAAAATATTTATGGATGTCATTGCAAAATCGAAAACCATTTTATGGAACGGACCAATGGGTGTTTTTGAGATGAGCAGTTTTGAGCATGGAACGAAGACAGTAGCAGAGGCAGTAGCAGTGGCAGCATCCAAAGGAGCGTTTACATTGATTGGCGGAGGAGATTCCGTTACCGCCATTAACAAATATAATCTTGCCGATAAAGTCAGTTATGTTTCTACGGGTGGAGGCGCCTTGCTGGAATACATTGAAAGCGGAACGTTGCCTGGGATTGAGGCGATAGAAAAATAA
- a CDS encoding CvpA family protein produces MNYVDIILIIPLLWGLYKGFSKGLIIEAATLIAFGLAVWGAIKFHDFLSMWMKDSLDWTSKYLPLISFAAIFIGVLLIVFGVAKLLERFVKAVSLGFVNKLGGAIFGMLKFGLLMSMIIFFMEAINKTVSFIPDETKNNSLLYPYVQKIAPFVIPGLNESRLNKIIPNADSMKVKVKIK; encoded by the coding sequence ATGAATTATGTTGATATCATACTTATCATTCCTCTTCTTTGGGGATTGTACAAAGGATTTTCCAAAGGACTAATCATTGAAGCTGCTACGCTGATTGCTTTCGGACTTGCAGTTTGGGGCGCGATAAAATTTCATGACTTCCTTTCTATGTGGATGAAGGATTCTTTAGACTGGACTTCGAAATATCTTCCGCTGATTTCTTTCGCAGCAATTTTTATAGGAGTGTTGTTGATTGTTTTTGGAGTCGCAAAACTTTTAGAAAGATTTGTAAAAGCCGTTTCGCTTGGATTTGTAAATAAACTCGGAGGCGCAATTTTCGGAATGCTGAAGTTCGGATTGCTGATGAGCATGATTATTTTTTTTATGGAAGCAATAAATAAAACAGTTTCATTCATTCCGGACGAAACAAAAAATAATTCTCTTCTATATCCGTACGTTCAGAAAATTGCTCCGTTTGTAATTCCGGGCTTGAATGAAAGTCGACTGAATAAAATAATTCCGAATGCAGATTCAATGAAAGTAAAAGTGAAAATAAAATAA
- a CDS encoding DUF2480 family protein: MEKEIVNRVAESGLIEINLEDFFPKGGRELLDVKKYLTSLSLGEGRGEAFILKEKDFREFVKNEDWKKYQDKFVAITCSADAIVPTWAYMLIASALQPFAKNFVFGDLKTLETILFNETLSKINPEDFRDKKLVIKGCGNIPIPASAYVELTRILNPVAKSIMFGEACSTVPIMKRKD, translated from the coding sequence ATGGAAAAAGAAATTGTAAATAGAGTAGCCGAAAGCGGGTTGATTGAAATCAATCTTGAGGACTTTTTTCCAAAAGGAGGACGAGAACTTCTTGATGTAAAAAAATATTTAACCTCCCTCTCCTTGGGAGAGGGACGGGGTGAGGCTTTTATTCTTAAAGAAAAAGATTTCCGGGAGTTTGTGAAAAATGAAGATTGGAAAAAATACCAGGATAAATTTGTCGCCATCACTTGTTCGGCCGATGCCATTGTGCCCACATGGGCATACATGCTCATTGCTTCTGCTCTGCAGCCTTTCGCGAAAAATTTTGTATTCGGTGATTTAAAAACTTTAGAGACAATTTTGTTTAACGAAACGCTTTCAAAAATAAATCCCGAAGATTTCAGGGATAAAAAACTTGTAATCAAAGGCTGCGGAAATATTCCTATTCCCGCATCTGCTTATGTGGAACTTACGCGCATTCTCAACCCTGTTGCAAAAAGTATAATGTTTGGAGAAGCGTGCAGCACCGTGCCGATTATGAAGAGGAAGGACTGA
- a CDS encoding DUF59 domain-containing protein: MVKTCYDPEIPVDIWELGLIYEINLDAENNLILKMTLTSPSCPVAESLPPEVEQKLKGISGITSAKVTLTFEPPWTKEMMSEVAQVELGFM, encoded by the coding sequence ATGGTTAAAACCTGTTACGATCCGGAAATTCCTGTGGACATCTGGGAACTCGGCTTGATTTACGAGATAAATCTTGACGCGGAAAATAATTTGATTCTAAAAATGACATTGACCTCTCCTTCTTGTCCTGTAGCAGAATCATTGCCTCCGGAAGTAGAACAAAAGCTAAAAGGAATAAGTGGAATTACTTCTGCAAAAGTAACTCTGACATTTGAACCGCCCTGGACAAAAGAAATGATGAGCGAAGTAGCGCAAGTAGAATTAGGATTTATGTAA
- a CDS encoding SufE family protein, whose translation MSIEEIEKEIAEEFSMFDDWMGKYEHIIELGKSLPVIEEKYKTDDRLIKGCQSRVWLHSEIKDGKIVYTADSDAIITKGLVALVIRVLSEHSPDEIVNAKMDFINQIGLTQHLSPTRANGLVNMIKQMKLDALALKTKV comes from the coding sequence ATGAGTATCGAAGAAATTGAAAAAGAAATTGCTGAAGAGTTTTCAATGTTTGATGACTGGATGGGAAAGTATGAACACATTATCGAACTGGGAAAATCATTACCGGTGATTGAGGAAAAATATAAAACGGATGACCGATTGATTAAAGGATGCCAAAGTAGAGTGTGGCTGCATTCAGAAATAAAAGATGGAAAAATAGTTTACACGGCAGACAGTGATGCAATTATTACAAAAGGATTGGTTGCACTTGTGATTCGAGTTTTATCGGAACATTCTCCTGATGAAATTGTGAATGCGAAAATGGATTTTATAAATCAAATAGGACTGACACAACATCTTTCTCCCACAAGAGCAAACGGATTGGTGAACATGATCAAACAAATGAAACTGGATGCACTTGCATTAAAAACAAAAGTTTGA
- a CDS encoding cysteine desulfurase, with the protein MIDEKKNIKSVSSPSGRAGGTFDVQKIRKDFPILSRKVNGKPLIYFDNGATAQKPKQVIEAITKYYSEQNANIHRGVHTLSQEITSAYENARATIQKHIVAKHAHEIIFTSGTTESINLVASGFAKTFANAGDEIIVSEMEHHSNILPWQQLCEEKKAVLKVIPINENGELLLDEFKKLICTKTKLVAITHVSNTLGTINPIKEIISLAHAKNIPVLVDGAQAIPHMKVDVQYLDADFYCFSGHKVYGPTGVGILYGKEEWLRKLPNYQVGGGTIKTVSFAKTEYADSPLRFEAGTPHIEGVIGLASAIDYINEIGLENISSYEHTLTEYTTEKLSAIAGLKIIGTAKEKASVISFVLKGIHPYDTGVILDQLGIAVRTGHHCTQPIMDKFGIPGTIRASLAFYNIKEEIDELVKGIEKVKSMLK; encoded by the coding sequence ATGATTGACGAGAAAAAAAATATAAAATCAGTCTCCTCCCCTTCGGGGAGGGCGGGAGGGACTTTTGATGTTCAGAAAATTAGAAAAGATTTTCCGATTCTTTCCCGAAAAGTGAACGGCAAGCCATTAATTTATTTCGACAACGGAGCGACTGCGCAAAAACCAAAGCAAGTCATAGAGGCGATTACAAAATATTATTCAGAACAGAACGCAAATATTCATAGGGGAGTTCACACATTAAGCCAGGAAATTACTTCTGCTTACGAAAACGCAAGAGCAACAATCCAGAAACACATTGTCGCAAAACACGCTCACGAAATAATCTTCACCAGCGGAACGACAGAGAGCATTAATCTGGTTGCGAGTGGATTCGCGAAAACGTTTGCGAATGCCGGGGATGAGATTATTGTTTCTGAAATGGAACACCACAGCAATATTCTTCCGTGGCAACAATTATGTGAGGAAAAAAAAGCTGTGCTGAAAGTTATTCCGATAAATGAAAACGGGGAATTGCTTCTCGATGAATTCAAAAAACTTATTTGTACAAAAACAAAACTAGTTGCCATCACTCACGTTTCAAATACACTCGGCACAATTAATCCGATAAAAGAAATTATTTCTCTGGCTCACGCGAAAAATATTCCAGTTTTAGTTGACGGAGCGCAGGCAATTCCCCATATGAAAGTGGATGTGCAATATCTTGATGCGGATTTTTATTGCTTTAGCGGACATAAAGTGTATGGTCCTACCGGAGTTGGAATTCTGTATGGAAAAGAAGAATGGTTAAGAAAACTTCCGAACTATCAGGTCGGTGGTGGAACAATTAAAACTGTTTCATTTGCCAAAACAGAATATGCAGATAGTCCTTTGCGCTTTGAAGCAGGCACTCCGCACATTGAAGGGGTAATCGGACTGGCAAGCGCAATTGATTATATAAATGAAATTGGATTAGAAAACATTTCTTCTTACGAACATACACTCACAGAATACACAACCGAAAAACTTTCAGCGATTGCGGGATTGAAAATTATCGGAACGGCAAAAGAAAAAGCAAGCGTGATTTCTTTTGTGCTCAAAGGAATTCATCCTTATGATACAGGAGTAATTCTTGATCAATTAGGAATTGCCGTTAGAACTGGGCATCATTGCACGCAACCCATTATGGATAAATTCGGAATTCCAGGGACTATTCGCGCTTCGTTGGCATTTTATAATATAAAAGAAGAAATCGATGAACTTGTAAAAGGAATTGAGAAAGTAAAATCAATGCTGAAATGA
- the sufD gene encoding Fe-S cluster assembly protein SufD, whose amino-acid sequence MSVVLDKPVFVPVQLEGEFKTLLAKTFSSEPEWLKEKRKEAFENFSDSGIPTRKDEEYKYTDVRKIFSGKFTAIHNEAHKLNFIPSPLGKENIQLVFINGWLHKDSTLSTKLSKGVIVGNLATDGLLNHSDLLKKYLSNDGDALAQLNSALWTDGAFIYIPENVAMENPIEIIHISTGVKEILASPRHLIIVGKNSSVSIIENNISLDLNAHVIVNSHADIFVGENSKMQFYRLQNDCKNASQISSINVSQEKNSRFDTNAITLGSEWTRNDLSIALNGENCESHLNGLFITNGTDLIDNHTAVHHNKPNCQSNQLYKGILDGKSTGIFNGKIFVERDAQKTNAYQSSKNILLSDDATINTKPQLEIYADDVKCSHGSTTGQLNEEALFYLRSRGLSVESARNLLLYAFANDVLNTIRIDSLKNYLEELVNNCLTPTLSEGEGVKKQND is encoded by the coding sequence ATGAGTGTTGTGTTAGATAAACCCGTGTTTGTTCCCGTGCAACTGGAAGGAGAATTCAAAACTCTTCTTGCAAAAACTTTTTCTTCTGAGCCCGAATGGCTGAAAGAAAAAAGAAAAGAAGCATTTGAAAATTTTTCTGATTCGGGAATTCCTACTCGAAAAGATGAAGAATACAAATACACGGATGTAAGAAAAATATTTTCAGGAAAGTTTACAGCGATTCATAACGAGGCGCACAAACTGAATTTCATTCCATCCCCTTTAGGAAAAGAAAATATTCAACTTGTTTTCATAAATGGTTGGTTACATAAAGATTCAACACTCAGCACGAAACTTTCAAAAGGAGTTATTGTAGGGAATCTTGCCACTGATGGTTTGCTGAATCATTCCGATTTGTTGAAAAAGTATTTAAGTAACGATGGAGATGCCCTGGCTCAACTCAACTCTGCTTTGTGGACGGATGGCGCATTCATTTATATTCCCGAAAATGTTGCGATGGAAAATCCGATTGAAATTATTCACATTTCGACAGGAGTAAAAGAAATTCTTGCAAGCCCGAGACATTTGATTATAGTTGGAAAAAATTCTTCGGTGAGCATTATTGAAAATAATATTTCTCTTGACCTCAATGCTCATGTGATTGTAAATTCTCATGCCGATATTTTTGTCGGAGAAAATTCCAAAATGCAATTCTATCGTTTGCAGAACGATTGCAAAAATGCTTCACAAATTTCTTCCATAAATGTAAGTCAGGAAAAAAATTCTCGTTTTGACACCAACGCCATCACGCTTGGCAGCGAATGGACAAGAAATGATCTTAGCATTGCTCTGAACGGAGAAAATTGTGAATCGCACCTGAACGGTTTATTTATTACCAACGGAACAGATCTCATTGACAATCACACTGCCGTTCATCACAACAAACCGAATTGTCAGAGTAATCAGCTGTACAAAGGAATTCTTGACGGAAAATCTACCGGCATATTTAATGGAAAAATATTTGTAGAGCGTGACGCGCAAAAAACAAACGCATATCAAAGTTCAAAAAATATTTTGCTCAGTGATGACGCTACGATAAACACAAAACCACAATTAGAAATTTATGCGGATGATGTGAAGTGTTCGCACGGCTCCACCACAGGGCAATTGAACGAAGAGGCGCTCTTTTATCTCCGCTCACGCGGACTGAGCGTTGAGAGCGCAAGAAATCTTTTGCTGTATGCTTTCGCGAATGATGTATTGAATACAATCAGAATTGATTCGCTTAAAAATTATTTGGAAGAACTCGTGAATAACTGCCTCACCCCAACCCTCTCCGAAGGAGAGGGAGTCAAAAAACAAAATGATTGA
- the sufC gene encoding Fe-S cluster assembly ATPase SufC, which yields MLSIKNLHAGILGNEILKGINLEVKAGEVHAIMGPNGSGKSTLSSVLAGRENYSVSEGTVTFKGENLLEMPPEVRARKGVFLAFQYPVEIPGVSNINFLKTAINEIRAHKGEKPMETKDFLKLIKEKQALVELQGTLANRSVNEGFSGGEKKRNEIFQMAVLEPTLCILDETDSGLDIDALRIVANGVNKLRSKDRAFVVITHYQRLLDHIVPDFVHVLSNGKIIKSGGKELALELEQKGYDWIKGKAEA from the coding sequence ATGTTAAGCATCAAAAATCTACACGCAGGAATTCTCGGAAATGAAATTCTGAAAGGGATAAACCTTGAAGTAAAAGCAGGAGAAGTTCACGCCATCATGGGACCGAACGGGTCCGGCAAAAGCACTTTATCTTCTGTGCTGGCAGGAAGAGAAAATTATTCTGTGTCGGAAGGAACAGTAACATTCAAAGGGGAAAATCTTTTGGAGATGCCTCCCGAAGTGCGCGCACGCAAAGGAGTTTTTCTTGCGTTCCAGTATCCGGTAGAAATTCCCGGAGTTAGCAATATTAATTTCCTGAAGACGGCTATCAACGAGATTCGCGCACACAAAGGAGAGAAACCGATGGAGACAAAAGATTTTCTGAAACTCATCAAAGAAAAGCAGGCTCTGGTGGAATTGCAAGGCACACTGGCGAATCGTTCGGTGAACGAAGGATTTTCAGGAGGAGAAAAAAAGAGAAATGAAATTTTTCAAATGGCAGTCCTCGAACCCACGCTTTGCATTTTAGATGAAACCGATTCTGGTCTGGATATTGACGCATTGAGAATTGTAGCAAATGGAGTAAACAAATTGCGTTCAAAAGACCGTGCATTTGTTGTCATCACACATTATCAGCGTTTGCTCGATCATATTGTTCCGGATTTTGTTCATGTGTTGTCGAATGGAAAAATTATAAAGTCGGGCGGAAAGGAATTGGCTCTTGAGCTCGAACAAAAAGGATACGACTGGATAAAAGGAAAAGCAGAAGCATGA
- a CDS encoding GIY-YIG nuclease family protein, producing MKQHNYFVYIVTNHKKTVLYTGITNNLEQRLTEHYLNRGNKKTFAGQYHCYYLIFWERYQYVNQAIAREKQIKGWLRKKKEELINEENSEWKFLNEEVMEWPPLDASLRSA from the coding sequence ATGAAGCAACATAATTATTTTGTATACATAGTAACTAATCATAAGAAAACAGTTTTATACACAGGAATAACAAACAATTTAGAGCAACGATTAACAGAACACTATTTAAACAGAGGGAATAAAAAAACATTTGCAGGTCAATATCATTGTTATTATCTAATTTTCTGGGAAAGATATCAATATGTAAACCAAGCGATAGCAAGAGAAAAACAAATAAAAGGCTGGTTAAGAAAAAAGAAAGAAGAATTAATAAATGAAGAAAACTCTGAGTGGAAATTTTTAAACGAGGAAGTGATGGAGTGGCCTCCATTAGATGCTTCGCTGCGCTCAGCATGA